In the genome of Cryptosporangium aurantiacum, the window GGCCGTCACCAGCGAGGCCCGCTCCCCCGCACGGGCCAGCCCGACGTCGGAGATGATCCGCGCGACCAGCGCGTCGAACGCCGTCCGCCAGGCCGTCATCGCCTCCCCCAGCTCCGGCCGGCGCGACGACTCCAGCGAGAGCTCCAGCCGCGCGGCCAGCGGCGCCGGATCGGAGAGCCAGCGGTCGAGCAGCTTCATCGTGTGCGCGACCGCGTGCACCGGGTCGCCCGGGTGCTGGGCGGTCTCCGCGGCGAGCTCGTCGACGTCGGCGCCGATCCGCTCGTCCAGCCGGGCCACGACCGCGTTCAGCAACGCGGCCCGCGTGCGGAAGTACGCCGAGGTCGAGCCCTCGGAGAGGCCGACGGCGGCGTCCACCGCGCGGTGCGTCAACCCGCGGAGCCCGGCACCGGCGACCAGGTCGATCGCCGCGTCCAGGATGTCCGCTCGACGGTTACCGGTGGACGCTCTGACCATCTCGACACCGTACTCAGCGCTGGTGTGATCGGCGCAACTTCTACAGCTGTAGATGCCGTCGCCGACCCGAGGTACCTTCTACAGGTGTAGAGATCTTCTACAGACGTAGAAGGCTTCCGACCGGGAAGGACCGGAGGGATCTCCCATGATCGACCAGGGTCTTGCCACCGCCGCCATCGTTTACGTCGGCGTTCTCGCGGTCGGCGCCGTGGTGCTGCTCGCGCTCGGCGCGTGGGCCGCGCGTTCGCCGCTGAACGACTGGGCTCAGCGCCGGCACGCCTCGCGCGACCTGCGTCGCGCCGCGGAGGACTTCAACCGCACTCCGCACCCCGCTCACTGACTCACTGACTCACTGACCTGACCGCACGGGCCCCGCAGTTTCTGCGGGGCCCGTTGCCGTGTCCGTCGACACACTGCTGGTACCAGCCGGGACCACAGCGCCCACCTGCTGGATGATGGGCCGATCCGCAGACCGCACGGGAGGCACGGATGAGCAGCCCCACCGACGTGGCGACACCGTACGAATTCGACGAGCCGCTGACCGCACTGGCCGCGACCAGGCACGGCGAGGAGGGCAGCGTCGTCCGAGTGACGCTGCTCGGGCCCGGCAAGGGCAACGCGATGGGCCCGGCGTTCTGGGCCGAGACGCCGAAGTTGTTCCGCGCGCTGGGGGCCGACGAGAGCGTCCGCGCGATCGTCGTCACCGGCTCCGGGCCACACTTCACCTACGGCCTGGACCTGACGTCGTTCGCCGGCGGAGCCGGCGCCACGCTGGCCGACGACGGCGGCCTCGCACGCGCCCGGACGCGGTTCCTCTACGAGATCCGCGAGATGCAGACCGCGCTGGACGCCGTGGCGGACTGCCGGAAGCCGGTGGCCGCCGCGATCAGCGGCTGGTGCATCGGCGGCGGCATCGACCTGCTGGCCGCCTGCGACGTCCGGTACGGCAGCGCCGAGGCGAAGTTCAGCATCCGCGAGGTGCGGATGGCGATCGTCGCCGACATGGGCAGCCTGGCCCGCCTCCCCGGGATCCTCTCCGAGGGGCACCTGCGGGAGCTGGCGTACACCGGCCGCGACATCGACGCGACGAAGGCCGAGCGGGTCGGGCTGCTGAACGACGTGCTGCCGACGCCCGACGAGGCGCTGGCCGCCGCCCACGCGTTCGCCGACGAGGTGGCCGCCAACCCGCCGCTGGTCGTGCAGGGTGTCAAGGAGGTGCTCGACGTCAACCGCGCCGAGCGCGTCGCCGCCGCCCAGCGGTACGTCACGACGTGGAACGCCGCGTTCCTGCCGTCGCACGACCTGACCGAGGCGATGACCGCGTTCCTGCAGCGCCGCGCGCCCAAGTTCGAAGGACGATAGAGATGCCCACACTCGACCGCGACGGCGAGGTCTTCGTCCTCGACCTCGGCACCGACGAGAACCGCTTCCACCCCGACTGGCTGGCCGCGGTGAACGCCGCGCTCGACGAGGTGGAGGCAGCCGACGGACCGCGCGCGCTGGTCACGTCGGCCACCGGCAAGTTCTGGTCCAACGGGCTGGACCTGGACTGGCTCGGCGCCAACCCGGACCGCCTGACGGAGTACGTCGTCGACGTGCAGGCGCTGTTCGCCCGGGTGCTGACGTTGCCGGTGCCGAACGTCGCCGCGATCCAGGGCCACTGCTTCGCGGCCGGTGCGATGCTGGCGCTGGCGCACGACTTCCGGGTCATGCGCGCCGACCGGGGCTTCTTCTGCCTGCCCGAGGTCGACATCCAGATCCCGTTCACGTTCGGGATGTCGGCGCTGATCCAGGCCCGGCTGGACAAGCAGACCGTGCACGAGGCGATGACGACGGCCCGGCGCTACGGCGGCACCGACGCACTCGCGGCCCGGATCGTGGACGCGGTCGCCGACGAGGGCAAGGTACTCGCGACCGCGGTGGAGTTGGCGCGTCCGTTGGCGGGCAAGCCGGCCGCGACGCTCGGCACGATCAAGTCGCGGATGTACTCCGACGTGACCACCGCACTCCGGGACCCGTCCGGCGCCTCGTTGGGCTGACGGGCGCGTAAGGAACTCCGTTCGGGGGTACTATTTCATCGTGTGATGAATTAGTACCCCACCGAACAGGAGCGCGGCGATGGAAGCTGATGTCTGTGTCGTCGGCGGTGGCCCCGCCGGCCTGGTACTCGGTCTACTCCTCGCCCGGGACGGTGTCAGCGTCGTCGTCTGCGAGAAGCACGACGACTTCCTCCGCGACTTCCGCGGCGACACCGTGCATCCGTCCACCCTCGACCTGCTCGCCGACCTCGGCCTGGAGAAGGAGTTCGACCAGCTCCCCGCCCGCACGGTCACCCGGTTGTCGGTCGACCTACCGGACGGCGCCTGGCCGCTCGCCGACCTCTCCCGCCTGTCGAACCGCCACCCCTACCTGGCGATGGTCCCGCAGTGGGACCTGCTGGAGATGCTCGCCACGCACGCGGCGCAGTACCCCACGTTCACGCTGCTCCGTTCGACCGAGGTCACCGACGTAATTCGCGAGAACGGCGTCGTGACCGGCGTCCGCACCGCCGAGCACGGGGACATCCGCGCCCGGCTGACCGTCGCCGCCGACGGCCGCCACTCCACCGTCCGCAGAGCGCTGAACCTGCGCTCCCGCGACTTCGGCTCGCCGATGGACGTGGCCTGGTTCCGGCTCCCCCGGCGCGACTCCGACGGCGAAGGCCTGACCGCCCACTACGGCGCGGGCCGCATCCTGATCACGATCGACCGCGGCGACTACTGGCAGATCGCGTACGTGCTGCCGAAGGACGGCTACGAGCAGCTGGTCGCCACCGGGCTGCCGGCTTTCCGGGCGTCGATCGCCGACCTCGTCCCCGCGCTCGGTGACCGGGTGGACACGATCACCGACTGGGAGCAGGTCAAGATCCTCACCGTGAAGGTCGACCGGCTGGAGCGCTGGCACGTTCCCGGTGCCCTACTGATCGGCGACGCCGCCCACGCGATGTCACCGATCGGCGGCGTCGGCATCAACCTCGCCGTGCAGGACGCGGTCGCCGCCGCCCGGATCCTGCGCGACCCGCTGCGCGAGCGT includes:
- a CDS encoding TetR/AcrR family transcriptional regulator, producing the protein MVRASTGNRRADILDAAIDLVAGAGLRGLTHRAVDAAVGLSEGSTSAYFRTRAALLNAVVARLDERIGADVDELAAETAQHPGDPVHAVAHTMKLLDRWLSDPAPLAARLELSLESSRRPELGEAMTAWRTAFDALVARIISDVGLARAGERASLVTACLDGLLFRALTGASVDEDGGVPMLDPDTRADVVEQARFLLTSLLVSAHLLDTTEGPLPGNLPRPGGVC
- a CDS encoding crotonase/enoyl-CoA hydratase family protein codes for the protein MSSPTDVATPYEFDEPLTALAATRHGEEGSVVRVTLLGPGKGNAMGPAFWAETPKLFRALGADESVRAIVVTGSGPHFTYGLDLTSFAGGAGATLADDGGLARARTRFLYEIREMQTALDAVADCRKPVAAAISGWCIGGGIDLLAACDVRYGSAEAKFSIREVRMAIVADMGSLARLPGILSEGHLRELAYTGRDIDATKAERVGLLNDVLPTPDEALAAAHAFADEVAANPPLVVQGVKEVLDVNRAERVAAAQRYVTTWNAAFLPSHDLTEAMTAFLQRRAPKFEGR
- a CDS encoding enoyl-CoA hydratase-related protein, with the translated sequence MPTLDRDGEVFVLDLGTDENRFHPDWLAAVNAALDEVEAADGPRALVTSATGKFWSNGLDLDWLGANPDRLTEYVVDVQALFARVLTLPVPNVAAIQGHCFAAGAMLALAHDFRVMRADRGFFCLPEVDIQIPFTFGMSALIQARLDKQTVHEAMTTARRYGGTDALAARIVDAVADEGKVLATAVELARPLAGKPAATLGTIKSRMYSDVTTALRDPSGASLG
- a CDS encoding FAD-dependent oxidoreductase; the protein is MEADVCVVGGGPAGLVLGLLLARDGVSVVVCEKHDDFLRDFRGDTVHPSTLDLLADLGLEKEFDQLPARTVTRLSVDLPDGAWPLADLSRLSNRHPYLAMVPQWDLLEMLATHAAQYPTFTLLRSTEVTDVIRENGVVTGVRTAEHGDIRARLTVAADGRHSTVRRALNLRSRDFGSPMDVAWFRLPRRDSDGEGLTAHYGAGRILITIDRGDYWQIAYVLPKDGYEQLVATGLPAFRASIADLVPALGDRVDTITDWEQVKILTVKVDRLERWHVPGALLIGDAAHAMSPIGGVGINLAVQDAVAAARILRDPLRERRLSSTVLAEVQRRRTFPTVGTQLFQRAAQSAVVRPLLAGNRPVTAPFPLRLLRRFPALQVLPARMVGIGLRPERLNRAP